One part of the Ziziphus jujuba cultivar Dongzao chromosome 2, ASM3175591v1 genome encodes these proteins:
- the LOC107417845 gene encoding putative disease resistance RPP13-like protein 1, whose amino-acid sequence MAAEVVVGALLSASLEVLIKRMASFDVLEFFQRKRLNDKLLKKMKLKLLSADEVLNDAENKQIENPNVKKWLDELQHVIYEAQDLMDNINTRDLVRKVEGGSSTSLKVQNLISTAFTANKKVRQKLKEILDRLETILKEKDRLGLQSGVRNIILPRTTPATSLVEKSGVYGRDADKEAIMNFLLSDVGTSSQKISVIPIVGMGGIGKTTLAQLVYNDDRVKKCFDYKVWVHVSEEFDIFRITKVIADRVTGQTYDGQDLDILQVRLEEKLKGKFFLLILDDVWNEEYTSWDELKKPFESGACGSKIIVTTRNKGVASVMRDVQSYQLGTLHGDDCWKLFVKHAFNNVHQPSAHPKLEEIGRKIVHKCQGLPLAIKSLGGLLRHQLNPEEWVKILNSDIWELPIEKNSILPALWLSYYHLPAHLKQCFAFCSMFPKNHKIDKDDLIKLWMAEDLIQPSQRKTIEEVGEEYSHELLSRSLFQQSKGSGQSIYLSMHDLVNDLAAFIGGEFYLRWNDGDSNKPLSKIRHLSHFRVRDDHHLLKYENLVGAKHLRTMFLCSSYYSDDIQLQKSFLTLSGLRVLSLYGNPMSKLPDSIGNLKSLRYLDLSLTKIEELPNTVCTLYNLQTMLLRNCSMLKRLPTNIGKLINLRHLDLKGTYHLEDRMLIGMGNLKDLQTLSYIILGKHGGGCTIKELQGLQLLRGSLRILKLENIVDAEDVVVANLKDKQYLSDLEYDWTWSSDYDDKCPPKHEEVLNGLQPHTNIKFLKISFYRGERFPNWVGDYSFGNLEQLSLFGCNKCCLLPPLGQLPFLKQLEIEGFDKLEKISDEFYYGRGCSMVTKPFRYLESLQIVNMRELQEWSFIGGEGVEPFPSLKKLCLRYCPKLSGGLCLLDTLETVNLRGCNKLEFPGKQCYASLRRLDIMSSCDFMTSIHLDCLPMLNELLLGDLQSLESLTFLERPASPSELMFLRYMELHRCPEFVSFPQGGLSAPNMQELWIVGCNKLRSLPDRMHTLLPSLQSLRVICCPELESFGEGGLPSSLDKLKLHGCDKISTSDFQNCNVHTLTSLTELKTVIKDEAADSFPKEGMLPTSLTQPSIQSSPRLKGLNIRTLSLKSGHNVLQ is encoded by the coding sequence ATGGCAGCAGAAGTGGTGGTTGGAGCTTTGCTCTCTGCTTCCCTTGAAGTGTTGATTAAGAGGATGGCTTCATTCGACGTCCTTGAATTCTTTCAAAGAAAGAGGCTCAATGATAAGCTgctgaagaagatgaagttGAAGTTGCTGTCAGCCGATGAAGTGCTGAATGATGCTGAAAATAAGCAAATTGAAAACCCAAATGTGAAAAAGTGGCTTGATGAACTCCAACATGTAATCTATGAAGCACAGGACTTGATGGATAACATCAACACTAGAGATTTGGTGCGCAAAGTGGAAGGTGGATCATCTACATCACTTAAGGTACAGAACTTAATCTCAACTGCGTTTACTGCCAATAAAAAAGTAAGGCAAAAATTAAAGGAGATTCTTGATAGATTAGAAACCATTTTGAAGGAAAAAGATCGACTTGGTTTGCAAAGTGGTGTTCGAAACATAATTTTACCAAGAACAACACCTGCAACTTCTTTGGTAGAAAAATCTGGTGTTTATGGCCGGGATGCTGACAAAGAAGccataatgaattttttattatcagaTGTCGGAACAAGTAGCCAAAAGATATCTGTTATTCCCATTGTAGGCATGGGTGGGATTGGGAAGACTACACTTGCTCAGCTCGTTTACAATGATGACAGGGTGAAAAAATGTTTTGACTACAAAGTATGGGTTCATGTATCAGaagaatttgatatttttagaatAACAAAAGTAATTGCAGATAGAGTCACTGGACAGACATACGATGGGCAAGACCTTGATATACTTCAAGTTAGGTTGGAggaaaaattgaaaggaaaattttttttactcattCTTGATGATGTTTGGAATGAGGAGTATACAAGTTGGGATGAATTAAAAAAACCTTTTGAATCTGGAGCCTGTGGAAGTAAAATCATTGTGACGACAAGAAATAAAGGTGTTGCTTCAGTGATGCGCGATGTTCAATCTTATCAGTTAGGAACATTGCATGGTGATGATTGTTGGAAATTGTTTGTAAAACATGCTTTTAACAATGTACATCAACCATCTGCTCATCCAAAATTGGAAGAAATCGGCAGGAAAATTGTCCACAAGTGTCAAGGTCTTCCTTTGGCTATAAAATCGCTTGGTGGTCTCTTACGTCATCAACTAAATCCAGAAGAATGGGTGAAAATACTAAACAGTGACATATGGGAATTGCCCATAGAGAAAAATAGCATTCTTCCAGCTCTATGGTTGAGTTATTATCATCTACCTGCACATCTTAAACAATGTTTTGCTTTCTGCTCAATGTTTCCCAAAAACCACAAAATTGATAAAGATGATTTAATCAAGTTATGGATGGCTGAAGATCTTATACAACCCTCCCAAAGGAAGACAATAGAAGAAGTTGGCGAAGAGTACTCCCATGAATTATTGTCAAGATCATTATTTCAACAATCAAAAGGTTCAGGTCAATCAATTTATTTAAGCATGCATGACCTTGTGAATGATCTTGCTGCATTTATTGGTGGGGAATTCTATCTGAGGTGGAATGATGGAGACTCCAATAAGCCTTTAAGCAAGATTCGCCATTTGTCACATTTCCGAGTAAGAGATGATCATCATCTGTTGAAGTATGAAAATTTAGTTGGAGCTAAGCATTTGCGTACCATGTTCTTGTGTTCATCATATTATTCTGATGATATACAATTGCAGAAATCATTCTTAACATTATCGGGCTTGAGAGTGCTATCTTTATATGGCAATCCTATGTCGAAGTTGCCCGATTCAATTGGGAACTTGAAATCTCTAAGATATTTGGATTTATCATTAACTAAAATCGAAGAGTTGCCGAATACAGTTTGTACTTTGTACAATCTGCAGACAATGCTTTTGAGAAATTGTTCAATGCTAAAGCGGTTGCCAACCAACATTGGAAAGCTAATCAATTTGCGTCACCTTGACCTTAAAGGCACATATCATTTAGAGGATCGCATGCTAATTGGAATGGGCAATTTGAAAGATTTGCAGACATTAAGttatattattttgggcaaacATGGTGGTGGGTGTACCATTAAGGAGTTACAAGGTCTACAACTTTTGAGAGGCAGTCTTCGTATTTTAAAGCTAGAAAATATTGTGGATGCTGAAGATGTCGTGGTGGCGAATTTGAAGGATAAGCAGTACCTCAGTGACTTAGAATATGATTGGACTTGGAGCTCTGATTATGATGATAAGTGCCCCCCAAAGCATGAAGAGGTACTTAATGGACTGCAACCTCACACAAACATCAAGTTtctaaaaatttcattttacagAGGGGAAAGATTTCCAAATTGGGTTGGTGATTATTCATTTGGTAATTTAGAACAGCTAAGCTTATTTGGATGTAACAAATGTTGTTTGTTGCCGCCGCTTGGCCAGCTTCCATTTCTCAAACAACTGGAGATTGAAGGATTTGATAAACTGGAGAAAATAAGTGATGAGTTTTATTACGGCAGGGGTTGTTCCATGGTCACTAAGCCATTTAGATACTTAGAATCATTGCAAATAGTTAATATGCGGGAGTTACAAGAGTGGTCATTTATTGGAGGGGAAGGAGTCGAGCCTTTCCCTAGTCTTAAGAAGTTATGTCTAAGATATTGTCCAAAACTATCCGGAGGCCTTTGCTTACTTGATACCTTAGAAACTGTCAATCTTAGAGGGTGCAACAAACTAGAGTTCCCGGGTAAGCAATGTTATGCATCCCTTAGAAGGTTGGACATAATGTCAAGTTGTGATTTTATGACGTCCATTCATTTGGACTGCTTACCAATGCTTAATGAGCTCCTTTTGGGGGATCTCCAAAGCCTGGAATCCCTTACTTTCTTGGAACGACCAGCTTCTCCTTCAGAACTCATGTTTCTAAGGTACATGGAATTACACCGCTGCCCTGAGTTTGTATCATTTCCCCAAGGAGGATTGTCTGCTCCCAACATGCAAGAATTATGGATTGTAGGTTGTAACAAGTTAAGGTCTTTGCCTGACCGCATGCACACTCTTCTTCCATCTCTTCAATCTTTGCGAGTAATTTGTTGTCCAGAACTGGAGTCATTTGGGGAAGGTGGATTACCTTCTAGTTTAGATAAGCTTAAACTGCACGGTTGCGATAAGATTTCcacaagtgattttcagaattgCAATGTCCACACACTCACCTCTCTTACAGAATTAAAAACCGTTATCAAAGATGAAGCAGCAGATTCATTTCCAAAGGAGGGGATGCTGCCAACAAGTCTCACCCAACCCTCCATCCAATCTTCTCCCCGTCTTAAAGGCCTAAACATCAGGACCTTGTCCTTGAAGAGTGGTCATAACGTACTGCAATGA